From a single Streptomyces sp. 1331.2 genomic region:
- a CDS encoding FMN reductase translates to MTAYKLVVVSAGLSKPSSTRLLADRLAESTVRQLTAEGSPVDVRVVELRDLATEIANNFVTGFPGAALREAVEAVTEADGLIAVTPIFTASYSGLFKSFFDLIDHDALTGKPVLIAATGGTPRHSLALEHAVRPLFSYLRAVVLPTAVYAATDDWGAAGDGLTDGLPRRIDRAAGELAALLSGRGPAAPALPEQVVPFAEQLAALRV, encoded by the coding sequence GTGACCGCGTACAAGCTGGTGGTGGTGAGCGCCGGGCTGAGCAAGCCCTCCTCGACCCGTCTGCTGGCGGACCGGCTCGCCGAGTCGACGGTCCGTCAACTCACCGCAGAAGGAAGCCCGGTGGACGTACGGGTGGTCGAACTGCGTGACCTGGCAACGGAGATCGCCAACAACTTCGTCACCGGCTTCCCCGGCGCCGCGCTGCGCGAGGCGGTCGAGGCGGTGACCGAGGCGGACGGGCTGATCGCGGTGACGCCGATCTTCACGGCCTCCTACAGCGGCCTGTTCAAGTCCTTCTTCGACCTGATCGACCACGACGCGCTCACCGGCAAGCCGGTGCTGATCGCCGCCACCGGCGGCACGCCCCGGCACTCGCTCGCCCTGGAGCACGCCGTCCGCCCGCTGTTCAGCTACCTGCGCGCGGTGGTGCTGCCGACCGCCGTCTACGCGGCCACCGACGACTGGGGCGCGGCCGGGGACGGGCTCACCGACGGGCTGCCGCGCCGGATCGACCGCGCGGCGGGCGAGCTGGCGGCCCTGCTGTCCGGCCGCGGCCCGGCGGCCCCGGCGCTGCCGGAGCAGGTGGTGCCGTTCGCCGAGCAGCTGGCGGCGCTGCGGGTCTGA
- a CDS encoding Dyp-type peroxidase, translated as MQPQPEPQSQPQAEPQPQPEPQAVLSPLTGAAVFLVLTVEPGGEDTVRALLPDLAGLRRSVGFRAPEGGLTCVTGIGSALWDRLFDGPRPAALHPFREVAGARHLAPATPGDLLLHLRAERMDLCFELAGQLTDRLAGAATVVDYVQGFRYFDDRDLLGFVDGTENPEGRAAVSAALVGSEDPDFLGASYVVVQKYLHDLDKWNALVVEEQEAAVGRTKLTDIELADEVKPADSHVALTVITGPDGEERKIVRFNMPFGSFERGGTFGTYFIGYARDPGVTEEMLRNMFVGNPPGTTDRLLDFSTAVTGSLFFVPTADFLDSPPPAPDTAAPARSARSAPSAPGDGSLGIGSLKQTSRTGPRP; from the coding sequence GTGCAGCCCCAGCCCGAACCGCAGTCGCAGCCGCAGGCCGAACCGCAGCCCCAGCCCGAACCGCAGGCCGTGCTCTCCCCGCTGACCGGCGCGGCCGTCTTCCTGGTGCTCACCGTCGAACCCGGCGGCGAGGACACCGTCCGCGCCCTGCTGCCCGATCTCGCCGGGCTGCGCCGCTCGGTCGGCTTCCGGGCCCCCGAGGGTGGCCTCACCTGTGTCACCGGCATCGGCTCCGCTCTCTGGGACCGCCTCTTCGACGGCCCCCGGCCGGCCGCACTGCACCCCTTCCGGGAGGTGGCCGGCGCCCGGCACCTGGCCCCGGCCACCCCCGGTGACCTGCTGCTGCACCTGCGGGCCGAGCGGATGGACCTCTGCTTCGAGCTGGCCGGGCAGCTCACCGACCGCCTCGCGGGCGCGGCCACCGTGGTGGACTACGTCCAGGGCTTCCGCTACTTCGACGACCGGGACCTGCTCGGCTTCGTGGACGGCACCGAGAACCCCGAGGGCCGGGCCGCCGTCAGCGCCGCACTGGTCGGCTCGGAGGACCCGGACTTCCTCGGCGCCAGCTACGTCGTCGTCCAGAAGTACCTGCACGACCTGGACAAGTGGAACGCGCTGGTCGTCGAGGAGCAGGAGGCGGCGGTCGGCCGCACCAAACTCACCGACATCGAGCTGGCCGACGAGGTCAAACCCGCCGACTCGCACGTGGCGCTCACCGTGATCACCGGCCCGGACGGCGAGGAGCGGAAGATCGTCCGCTTCAACATGCCCTTCGGCTCCTTCGAACGGGGCGGCACCTTCGGCACCTACTTCATCGGCTACGCCCGCGACCCCGGGGTGACCGAGGAGATGCTGCGCAACATGTTCGTCGGCAACCCGCCCGGCACCACCGACCGGCTGCTCGACTTCTCCACCGCCGTCACCGGCTCGCTGTTCTTCGTCCCGACCGCCGACTTCCTCGACTCCCCGCCGCCGGCCCCGGACACCGCAGCGCCCGCCCGGTCCGCCCGGTCCGCCCCGTCGGCCCCGGGCGACGGCTCGCTGGGCATCGGCAGCCTCAAGCAGACCTCCCGAACAGGACCCCGCCCATGA
- a CDS encoding LLM class flavin-dependent oxidoreductase, with translation MQFGIFTVGDVTADPTTGRTPSEHERIKAMVAIARKAEEVGLDVFATGEHHNPPFVPSSPTTMLGYIAAQTERIILSTSTTLITTNDPVKIAEDFAMLQHLAEGRVDLMMGRGNTGPVYPWFGKDIRQGIPLAIENYALLHQLWREDVVDWQGRFRTPLQGFTSTPRPLDDVPPFVWHGSIRSPEIAEQAAYYGDGFFANNIFWPKEHFQKLIELYRERYAHYGHGTPEQAIVGLGGQVFMRKNSQDAVREFRPYFDNAPVYGHGPSLEEFTEQTPLTVGSPQEVIEKTLTFRETFGDYQRQLFLMDHAGLPLKTVLEQLDLLGEEVVPVLREEFAKGRPAGVPEGPTHAALLAARDQEHANAAANENENANETVEVAK, from the coding sequence ATGCAGTTCGGAATCTTCACCGTCGGTGACGTCACGGCCGACCCCACCACCGGCCGCACCCCGAGCGAGCACGAGCGGATCAAGGCCATGGTGGCGATCGCGCGCAAGGCCGAGGAGGTCGGCCTGGACGTCTTCGCGACCGGCGAGCACCACAACCCGCCGTTCGTCCCGTCCTCGCCGACGACCATGCTCGGCTACATCGCCGCGCAGACCGAGCGCATCATCCTCTCCACCTCGACCACCCTGATCACCACCAACGACCCGGTGAAGATCGCCGAGGACTTCGCGATGCTGCAGCACCTCGCCGAGGGCCGGGTGGACCTCATGATGGGCCGCGGCAACACCGGCCCGGTCTACCCGTGGTTCGGCAAGGACATCCGCCAGGGCATCCCGCTCGCCATCGAGAACTACGCGCTGCTGCACCAGCTGTGGCGCGAGGACGTGGTGGACTGGCAGGGCCGCTTCCGCACCCCGCTGCAGGGCTTCACCTCCACCCCGCGCCCGCTCGACGACGTCCCGCCGTTCGTCTGGCACGGCTCGATCCGCAGTCCAGAGATCGCCGAACAGGCCGCCTACTACGGCGACGGTTTCTTCGCGAACAACATCTTCTGGCCCAAGGAGCACTTCCAGAAGCTGATCGAGCTCTACCGCGAGCGCTACGCCCACTACGGCCACGGCACGCCCGAGCAGGCGATCGTCGGCCTCGGCGGGCAGGTGTTCATGCGGAAGAACTCCCAGGACGCCGTGCGCGAGTTCCGCCCGTACTTCGACAACGCGCCGGTGTACGGACACGGGCCCTCGCTGGAGGAGTTCACCGAGCAGACCCCGCTGACCGTCGGCAGCCCGCAGGAGGTCATCGAGAAGACGCTGACCTTCCGCGAGACCTTCGGCGACTACCAGCGCCAGCTGTTCCTGATGGACCACGCCGGCCTGCCGCTGAAGACGGTGCTGGAGCAGCTGGACCTGCTCGGCGAGGAGGTCGTGCCGGTGCTGCGGGAGGAGTTCGCCAAGGGCCGCCCGGCCGGGGTGCCGGAGGGTCCGACCCACGCCGCGCTGCTCGCGGCCCGCGACCAGGAGCACGCGAACGCGGCGGCGAACGAGAACGAGAACGCGAACGAGACGGTGGAGGTGGCCAAGTGA
- a CDS encoding family 1 encapsulin nanocompartment shell protein: MNNLHRDLAPVSAAAWEEIEEEARQTFKLHIAGRRVVDLNGPGGTTLAAVGTGHLTGIEPPADGVRAHARAAQPVVELRVPFTVRREAVDDVERGSRDSDWQPVKDAARTLALAEDRAVFEGYRAAAIDGIRAASGNPPVPLPEDVREYPEAVSRALTALRLAGVGGPYSLLLGAAAFTAVNETSDHGYPVHNHLARLLDGDIIWAPALEGAFLLSTRGGDFELFLGQDVSVGYLSHDAETIRLYLQESLTFRVYTGEAAVALGGTPPEQSPRAPGHREGY, translated from the coding sequence ATGAACAACCTCCACCGGGACCTCGCCCCCGTCTCCGCCGCCGCGTGGGAGGAGATCGAGGAGGAGGCCCGCCAGACCTTCAAGCTGCACATCGCCGGCCGCCGGGTCGTCGACCTGAACGGCCCCGGGGGCACCACCCTCGCGGCCGTCGGCACCGGCCACCTGACCGGCATCGAACCGCCGGCGGACGGCGTCCGGGCACACGCCCGCGCCGCCCAGCCGGTGGTCGAGCTGCGGGTGCCCTTCACCGTCCGCCGCGAGGCCGTGGACGACGTCGAGCGGGGCTCCCGCGACTCCGACTGGCAGCCCGTCAAGGACGCCGCCCGCACCCTCGCCCTAGCCGAGGACCGGGCGGTCTTCGAGGGCTACCGCGCCGCCGCCATCGACGGCATCCGGGCCGCCTCCGGCAACCCGCCGGTCCCGCTCCCCGAGGACGTCCGCGAGTACCCCGAGGCGGTCAGCCGGGCCCTCACCGCGCTGCGCCTGGCCGGCGTCGGCGGCCCGTACTCCCTGCTGCTCGGCGCGGCCGCCTTCACCGCCGTCAACGAGACCAGCGACCACGGCTACCCCGTCCACAACCACCTGGCCCGCCTCCTCGACGGCGACATCATCTGGGCCCCCGCCCTGGAAGGCGCCTTCCTCCTCTCGACCCGGGGCGGCGACTTCGAGCTCTTCCTCGGCCAGGACGTCTCCGTCGGCTACCTCTCGCACGACGCCGAGACGATCCGGCTCTACCTCCAGGAATCCCTCACCTTCCGCGTCTACACGGGCGAGGCCGCCGTCGCCCTGGGCGGGACCCCGCCGGAGCAGTCCCCCCGGGCCCCAGGGCACCGGGAAGGGTACTGA
- a CDS encoding MFS transporter, with protein MLGGRAAAVLAVLCGAIFLEGIDVAMLNVALPSIRTDLGMSTGALSWVLSAYVLGYGGFMLLGGRTADLLGRRRMFLFWLTVFVLFSGLGGLATDGWVLILARFVTGLSAAFMTPAGLSIITTAFPEGPQRNRALLVYAGTAAAGFSLGLVVGGLLTAVSWRWVFFAPVLLAGALLAAAVPLIPRDTAPEQAGGGRFDLAGAATATGAMLLLVYGVVRIGEPGAAAELTAAVLASGLALLAAFVAIERRSSSPLVRLGILRSGPLLRANLGAVLFAGSFFGFQFTATLYLQDLRGWSPLQTGLALLAIGVDSVLAPTLTPKLVERFGNARVILGGFLLAALSYGLFLPVGADWTYPMMFPTMLLTGLAFALAYGPLTIAATEGVAEEEQGLAGGLLNTSFQFGAALGLSVVTTVNLAALGSGASTLEGFRAALVVPVASAVLGAVVAATGAGRRRA; from the coding sequence GTGCTCGGCGGCCGGGCCGCCGCGGTGCTCGCCGTGCTGTGCGGCGCGATCTTCCTGGAGGGCATCGACGTCGCCATGCTCAACGTGGCACTGCCCTCGATCCGGACCGACCTGGGCATGTCCACCGGCGCGCTGTCCTGGGTGCTGAGCGCCTACGTGCTCGGGTACGGCGGCTTCATGCTGCTCGGCGGCCGGACGGCCGACCTGCTGGGCCGGCGCCGGATGTTCCTGTTCTGGCTGACCGTCTTCGTCCTCTTCTCCGGCCTCGGCGGCCTGGCCACCGACGGCTGGGTGCTGATCCTGGCCCGCTTCGTCACCGGCCTGTCGGCGGCGTTCATGACCCCGGCCGGGCTGTCGATCATCACCACCGCCTTCCCCGAGGGCCCGCAGCGCAACCGGGCGCTGCTGGTGTACGCCGGGACGGCCGCGGCGGGCTTCTCGCTGGGCCTGGTGGTCGGCGGCCTGCTGACGGCGGTCAGCTGGCGGTGGGTGTTCTTCGCCCCGGTGCTGCTGGCGGGCGCCCTGCTGGCGGCGGCCGTCCCGCTGATCCCGCGGGACACCGCGCCGGAGCAGGCGGGCGGCGGGCGCTTCGACCTGGCCGGGGCGGCCACCGCGACCGGCGCGATGCTGCTGCTGGTGTACGGCGTGGTCCGGATCGGGGAGCCGGGCGCGGCGGCCGAGCTCACGGCGGCCGTCCTGGCCAGCGGGCTGGCGCTGCTGGCGGCCTTCGTGGCGATCGAGCGGCGCTCGTCCTCGCCGCTGGTGCGCCTGGGCATCCTGCGCTCCGGGCCGCTGCTGCGGGCCAACCTCGGCGCGGTGCTGTTCGCCGGCTCGTTCTTCGGCTTCCAGTTCACCGCCACCCTCTACCTGCAGGACCTGCGCGGCTGGTCCCCGCTGCAGACCGGCCTCGCGCTGCTGGCGATCGGGGTGGACTCCGTGCTGGCACCGACCCTCACCCCGAAGCTGGTAGAGCGCTTCGGCAACGCCCGGGTGATCCTCGGCGGCTTCCTGCTGGCCGCGCTCTCGTACGGGCTGTTCCTGCCGGTCGGCGCCGACTGGACGTACCCGATGATGTTCCCGACCATGCTGCTGACCGGGCTCGCCTTCGCGCTCGCGTACGGGCCGCTGACCATCGCGGCCACCGAGGGCGTCGCGGAGGAGGAGCAGGGGCTGGCCGGCGGGCTGCTCAACACCTCCTTCCAGTTCGGCGCGGCGCTCGGCCTCTCGGTGGTGACCACGGTGAACCTGGCCGCGCTCGGCTCCGGGGCGAGCACACTGGAGGGGTTCCGGGCGGCCCTGGTGGTGCCGGTCGCCTCGGCGGTGCTGGGCGCGGTGGTGGCGGCCACCGGCGCGGGGCGGCGCCGCGCCTGA
- a CDS encoding winged helix-turn-helix transcriptional regulator, producing MEEGTLKEPTHCTGTEDLYDVLQWDVREDCEVRQILDRIADKWSLLVIALLDRQSLRFTELRRAIDGVSQRMLTVTLRQLERDGLVERTVHPVVPPRVDYALTPLGRTLHATIQSLVTWTETHQPEIAAARAAYDAREGAA from the coding sequence GTGGAAGAAGGCACTTTGAAGGAACCGACGCACTGCACGGGTACCGAAGACCTCTACGACGTCCTCCAGTGGGACGTCCGCGAGGACTGCGAGGTGCGGCAGATCCTGGACCGGATCGCCGACAAGTGGTCGCTGCTGGTGATCGCGCTGTTGGACCGGCAGTCGCTGCGCTTCACCGAGCTGCGCCGGGCGATCGACGGGGTCAGTCAGCGGATGCTCACGGTCACGCTGCGCCAGCTGGAGCGGGACGGGCTGGTCGAGCGGACGGTGCACCCGGTGGTGCCGCCCCGGGTGGACTACGCGCTGACACCGCTCGGGCGGACGCTGCACGCCACCATCCAGTCGCTGGTCACCTGGACCGAGACGCACCAGCCCGAGATCGCCGCCGCGCGGGCGGCGTACGACGCGCGGGAGGGCGCGGCCTGA